One region of Cydia fagiglandana chromosome 15, ilCydFagi1.1, whole genome shotgun sequence genomic DNA includes:
- the LOC134671594 gene encoding keratin-associated protein 16-1-like: protein MTASKQLLYSYSVPNVNFVYVCLVSNITPGNPGKSNVGSESRHNRPSLQVIDNPNEEVGTSKDNDVAIEVQRSVAFHELIESYGKLGNIEYFPEKIEQIASETIPLPPHEEEDGKDDNKCGNPKILSLTKTKWLSESRDGSPDARDILMQSTSESSVGELPEHDSTHKALSTVLALDKEHNLFGLSNTYIPQANSKAWKKLPKESDSKAVFHQTAIVQACYKTRCRRKSKTDLPPSLKCGCCKSKCCCAKCRSCTSCTTLICRPSCSTCAIPCTTPCSVPCGSSCVVPCPLYWVSICNVTASYVASSLVTRRNADHRAPRVPSPAPLLAQCRAGHLVWCRVRCIGAVRVILCGAVSVVLVTVAMPIIVPPVCHPLHHSLLSAVRVILCGAVSVVLFTVAMPIIVLHVCHPLYHSLLSAVRVILCGAVSVVLVTVAMPIIVPPVCHPLHHSLLSAVRVILCGAVSVVLFTVAMPIIVLHVCHPLHHSLLSAVRVILCGAVSVVLVTVAMPIIVPPVCHPLHHSLLSAVRVILCGAVSVVLFTVAMPIIVLHVCHPLYHSLLSAVRVILCGAVSVVLVTVAMPIIVPPVCHPLHHSLLSAVRVILCGAVSVVLFTVAMPIIVLHVCHPLHHSLLSAVRVILCGAVAGQTCFPKPCSSTPCPTCSGTGWCAGAPACSITTPDCSKECPRFGFQVSVIKKPKYDPVYTEIEPKSSCVLSKPLLARRCHHRPRCSPPSECFPYLMPCYWPSRCGAPCSEPSQCFHNPPCLRGRTRRGKVHPLELCPRGQTCGGKDKGKKCENYSCIGRNNEALAEALTKLL from the exons ATGACGGCCTCAAAACAACTGTTATACAGCTATTCCGTACCAAATGTGAACTTCGTTTACGTCTGCCTCGTGAGCAATATTACCCCAGGAAACCCGGGAAAATCCAATGTCGGCTCTGAGTCGAGGCACAACCGACCGTCGCTTCAGGTTATTGACAATCCTAATGAAGag GTTGGCACCAGTAAAGACAACGACGTTGCAATAGAAGTCCAAAGGTCCGTAGCATTCCACGAACTTATCGAGAGCTATGGGAAACTTGGGAACATAGAATATTTTCCCGAAAAAATCGAGCAAATAGCATCTGAAACAATACCTCTG ccaCCCCATGAGGAAGAGGACGGGAAGGACGATAATAAATGTGGTAATCCAAAAATTCTGAGTCTAACCAAAACTAAGTGGCTTAGTGAGAGTCGAGATGGATCTCCTGACGCAAG AGATATATTGATGCAGTCCACGTCAGAAAGCTCGGTCGGAGAACTACCTGAACATGACTCTACCCATAAAGCCCTATCCACGGTCCTAGCCTTGGACAAGGAACACAATCTCTTCGGCCTGTCTAACACTTACATACCGCAAGCGAACTCGAAAGCCTGGAAAAAACTGCCCAAGGAGAGCGACAGTAAAGCTGTCTTTCATCAGACTGCCATCGTTCAAGCTTGTTACAAAACACGGTGCAGACGTAAG AGCAAAACAGACTTACCACCATCATTGAAG TGCGGATGCTGCAAATCCAAATGTTGCTGCGCCAAATGTCGCTCATGTACCAGTTGCACGACGCTAATATGCCGACCCTCATGCTCTACGTGTGCCATCCCCTGCACCACTCCTTGCTCAGTGCCGTGCGGGTCATCTTGTGTGGTGCCGTGTCCGTTGTATTGGGTAAGTATCTGTAATGTTACTGCGTCATATGTCGCTTCTTCACTAGTTACACGCCGCAATGCCGATCATCGTGCTCCACGTGTGCCATCCCCTGCACCACTCCTTGCTCAGTGCCGTGCGGGTCATCTTGTGTGGTGCCGTGTCCGTTGTATTGG TGCCGTGCGGGTCATCTTGTGTGGCGCCGTGTCCGTTGTATTGG TTACCGTCGCTATGCCTATCATCGTGCCCCCCGTGTGCCATCCCCTGCACCACTCCTTGCTCAGTGCCGTGCGGGTCATCTTGTGTGGCGCCGTGTCCGTTGTATTGT TTACCGTCGCTATGCCTATCATCGTGCTCCACGTGTGCCATCCCCTGTACCACTCCTTGCTCAGTGCCGTGCGGGTCATCTTGTGTGGCGCCGTGTCCGTTGTATTGG TTACCGTCGCTATGCCTATCATCGTGCCCCCCGTGTGCCATCCCCTGCACCACTCCTTGCTCAGTGCCGTGCGGGTCATCTTGTGTGGCGCCGTGTCCGTTGTATTGT TTACCGTCGCTATGCCTATCATCGTGCTCCACGTGTGCCATCCCCTGCACCACTCCTTGCTCAGTGCCGTGCGGGTCATCTTGTGTGGCGCCGTGTCCGTTGTATTGG TTACCGTCGCTATGCCTATCATCGTGCCCCCCGTGTGCCATCCCCTGCACCACTCCTTGCTCAGTGCCGTGCGGGTCATCTTGTGTGGCGCCGTGTCCGTTGTATTGT TTACCGTCGCTATGCCTATCATCGTGCTCCACGTGTGCCATCCCCTGTACCACTCCTTGCTCAGTGCCGTGCGGGTCATCTTGTGTGGCGCCGTGTCCGTTGTATTGG TTACCGTCGCTATGCCTATCATCGTGCCCCCCGTGTGCCATCCCCTGCACCACTCCTTGCTCAGTGCCGTGCGGGTCATCTTGTGTGGCGCCGTGTCCGTTGTATTGT TTACCGTCGCTATGCCTATCATCGTGCTCCACGTGTGCCATCCCCTGCACCACTCCTTGCTCAGTGCCGTGCGGGTCATCTTGTGTGGCGCCGTGGCC gGCCAGACGTGCTTCCCTAAGCCTTGTTCATCGACGCCCTGCCCAACTTGC TCCGGCACCGGCTGGTGCGCCGGCGCGCCTGCTTGCAGTATTACCACGCCTGATTGTAGTAAAGAATGCCCACGATTTGGATTTCAG GTGTCAGTCATCAAGAAGCCGAAATATGATCCGGTATAT ACGGAAATCGAGCCAAAATCGAGCTGCGTTCTATCAAAA CCATTGCTCGCCCGCCGCTGTCACCACCGCCCCCGCTGCAGTCCACCCTCCGAATGCTTCCCGTACCTCATGCCATGTTACTGGCCCTCGCGCTGCGGGGCCCCGTGTAGTGAGCCGTCGCAATGCTTCCACAATCCGCCGTGCCTGAGGGGCCGGACGCGGAGGGGCAAAGTGCATCCGCTAGAACTGTGTCCACGT GGCCAGACCTGCGGCGGAAAGGACAAAGGCAAAAAATGTGAAAATTATTCTTGTATTGGG CGCAACAATGAAGCATTGGCAGAAGCGTTGACTAAATTAT TGTGA